A genome region from Arthrobacter sp. SLBN-100 includes the following:
- a CDS encoding ArnT family glycosyltransferase: MKAATDGPMNIPKASAELIPASRLPAERRRLLAGQGTQRFALFVLLALTSLLYLWGLDRNGWANSYYSAAAMAGSQDWTAFFFSSSDPGNAISVDKPPLSLWVMSASVWAFGLTPWSILVPQALMGVASVHLLYRMVRTYVGAAAGFLAATALAVTPVATVMFRYNNPDALLTLLMIGAAYAALESIHRGRLRWLILAGVLTGAALLTKQLQIALLLPAIAAAYLMFASAPIGKRLLHLLAALLAAAVTGGWWFLVVQMTPPSNRPFVGGSRFNSAVELTLGYNGVDRLTGEDASRTMSPSAASLVEKLDPGFQRFLQPQFSGQFGWFLPLAIAGLFLAIWHLKHRSGTAQYRALLFLCGVWFVCSATVLAFMSGIVHPYYSLTLVPPLCCLAAIALVHMYRLRHRRPVRLALAGTLLVTMVLGFVTAVRSTADFPGGPLVALGLWSIVIALQLLPPPTQILRSISTGILAVTLLLGPTVWSVNTVLSPHAGAGVVAGPSILGIRTDHPDRKQVGPDVPPSFTAVMFGDIPEEEVTARLRATPASVEWPSAMVGSETAANYQLDSGRSVMPIGGFDGTDPFPTLKEFQAMVDEGKVASFVIQALPPLTLEGRGESAKIVEWVRTNFPAEQIESAQYYDLLPYQP, from the coding sequence TTGAAGGCAGCGACCGACGGTCCGATGAACATTCCCAAGGCTTCGGCAGAACTAATACCCGCGTCACGGCTCCCGGCAGAGCGGCGTCGGCTGCTTGCCGGCCAGGGGACACAACGCTTCGCCCTATTTGTACTCCTAGCCCTAACAAGCCTGTTGTATCTGTGGGGCTTGGACCGCAACGGCTGGGCAAATTCCTATTACTCCGCTGCGGCGATGGCGGGCTCCCAGGATTGGACGGCATTTTTCTTCTCGTCTTCTGACCCCGGAAACGCCATTAGCGTGGACAAGCCTCCGCTCAGCCTTTGGGTGATGTCCGCCTCTGTTTGGGCCTTTGGCCTCACTCCTTGGAGCATCTTGGTTCCCCAGGCGCTGATGGGCGTAGCCAGCGTGCATCTGCTGTACCGGATGGTTCGGACCTATGTTGGCGCCGCCGCAGGTTTCCTTGCGGCCACAGCTCTTGCCGTAACCCCGGTGGCGACGGTGATGTTCCGTTACAACAATCCGGATGCTCTGCTCACCTTGCTGATGATAGGCGCTGCGTATGCGGCGTTGGAGTCAATCCACCGAGGCCGCCTCCGCTGGCTTATCCTGGCAGGCGTGCTCACCGGTGCAGCGCTGTTAACGAAGCAGCTCCAAATAGCACTGCTACTGCCTGCCATCGCTGCCGCCTACCTGATGTTTGCCAGTGCCCCGATCGGTAAGCGACTGCTTCACCTCCTGGCTGCCCTCTTAGCAGCAGCTGTTACGGGCGGTTGGTGGTTCCTCGTGGTGCAGATGACGCCGCCTTCCAACCGGCCCTTTGTCGGAGGCTCCCGCTTCAACAGCGCGGTGGAGCTGACGCTCGGTTACAACGGAGTGGATCGACTTACCGGCGAGGATGCCAGCCGAACCATGTCCCCGAGCGCAGCCAGCCTGGTGGAGAAACTTGATCCAGGATTCCAACGCTTTCTTCAGCCACAGTTCTCAGGGCAATTCGGGTGGTTTCTCCCCCTCGCTATCGCAGGGCTCTTCCTTGCCATATGGCACCTGAAGCATCGCAGCGGCACTGCACAGTACCGGGCGCTCCTCTTTCTTTGCGGAGTCTGGTTTGTCTGTTCGGCCACAGTGCTTGCTTTCATGTCGGGCATCGTCCACCCTTACTACTCGTTGACGCTTGTCCCGCCGCTGTGCTGCCTTGCAGCGATCGCCCTGGTTCACATGTACCGGCTTCGTCATCGCAGGCCCGTCCGTTTGGCACTTGCCGGCACTTTGCTCGTGACGATGGTCCTAGGCTTCGTAACGGCGGTTCGGTCAACTGCCGATTTCCCAGGAGGACCTCTCGTTGCACTGGGCCTATGGTCGATTGTGATCGCCCTGCAGCTGCTTCCTCCGCCTACGCAAATCCTGCGGTCTATCTCCACAGGAATTCTCGCGGTGACGCTCTTGCTAGGCCCGACAGTGTGGTCGGTCAACACGGTACTGAGCCCGCACGCAGGCGCAGGCGTTGTAGCTGGGCCCAGCATTCTAGGCATACGGACAGACCACCCTGATCGGAAGCAGGTAGGACCTGACGTGCCACCAAGCTTCACAGCGGTGATGTTCGGCGACATCCCCGAGGAGGAGGTGACCGCACGGCTTCGTGCTACTCCAGCTTCGGTCGAGTGGCCATCCGCGATGGTGGGTTCTGAGACTGCAGCAAATTACCAACTCGACAGCGGCCGATCCGTGATGCCTATCGGCGGTTTTGACGGCACAGATCCTTTTCCGACGTTGAAAGAGTTCCAGGCAATGGTGGACGAGGGCAAGGTGGCATCGTTCGTGATCCAGGCGCTGCCCCCGTTGACGCTGGAAGGCCGTGGCGAGTCAGCGAAAATCGTCGAATGGGTTAGAACCAATTTTCCCGCGGAGCAGATCGAAAGCGCCCAGTACTACGACTTGCTCCCGTACCAACCATAG
- the rpsI gene encoding 30S ribosomal protein S9, which translates to MAQNEETTEAVEAEETLTSYTSESSAADAAAPKKERPALTVAGAAVGRRKEAVARVRVVPGSGKWTINGRALDNYFPNKLHQQDVNEPFKILDLEGAYDVIARIHGGGISGQAGALRLGIARSLNEIDVENNRATLKKAGYLSRDARVIERKKAGLKKARKAQQYSKR; encoded by the coding sequence GTGGCTCAGAACGAAGAGACCACCGAAGCCGTCGAGGCTGAGGAAACCCTGACCAGCTACACCTCTGAAAGCTCAGCTGCTGACGCCGCTGCGCCGAAGAAGGAGCGCCCGGCGCTGACCGTTGCCGGCGCAGCAGTTGGCCGCCGCAAGGAAGCCGTTGCACGCGTCCGCGTTGTGCCCGGTTCCGGCAAGTGGACCATCAACGGCCGCGCGCTGGACAACTACTTCCCGAACAAGCTGCACCAGCAGGACGTCAACGAGCCCTTCAAGATCCTTGATCTGGAAGGCGCCTACGACGTCATCGCCCGCATCCACGGCGGCGGCATCTCCGGCCAGGCCGGCGCACTACGCCTCGGCATCGCCCGTTCCCTGAACGAGATCGACGTCGAGAACAACCGCGCCACGCTGAAGAAGGCCGGTTACCTGTCTCGCGATGCCCGCGTCATCGAGCGTAAGAAGGCTGGTCTCAAGAAGGCCCGCAAGGCTCAGCAGTACTCCAAGCGCTAA
- the rplM gene encoding 50S ribosomal protein L13, which yields MRTYTPKPGDINRQWHVIDATDVVLGRLASQTAILLRGKHKATYASHMDMGDFVIIINAEKVALTGAKLEQKRAYRHSGYPGGLTSVNYAELLESNPVRAVEKAIKGMLPKNSLAAQQLGKLKVYRGAEHPHAAQQPKTFEITQVAQ from the coding sequence GTGCGTACGTACACCCCGAAGCCCGGCGATATCAACCGCCAGTGGCACGTCATTGACGCCACAGACGTTGTCCTTGGTCGTCTTGCAAGCCAGACCGCAATCCTGCTGCGCGGCAAGCACAAGGCCACCTATGCATCCCACATGGACATGGGCGACTTCGTCATCATCATCAACGCTGAAAAGGTAGCCCTCACCGGCGCCAAGCTGGAGCAGAAGCGCGCATACCGCCACTCCGGCTACCCGGGCGGCCTGACCTCCGTCAACTACGCGGAACTGCTGGAATCCAACCCGGTCCGCGCCGTTGAAAAGGCCATCAAGGGAATGCTCCCCAAGAACTCCCTCGCTGCACAGCAGCTGGGCAAGCTGAAGGTGTACCGCGGTGCTGAGCACCCGCACGCCGCCCAGCAGCCCAAGACTTTCGAAATCACCCAGGTCGCCCAGTAG
- a CDS encoding prepilin peptidase, translating to MEAGVPVLGMGSDDSTAWLLVLGAGFAGLILCPITDVLIVKCVPRLGALPALPIRITTAALTALVCAAFGLRLGTSFALPAFIFLGVLGIQLARIDIALHLLPNPLVLALLVGGLVLFLMPGLFDKQADNLLRAVLGAVILFLAYLILGLISPGGLGMGDVKLAAPIGLYLGYLGWSQLLFGGLLGFVLNGLTTVVILGRKSRNKATEVAHGPSMLGATAAATLFLL from the coding sequence ATGGAGGCAGGGGTCCCGGTGCTTGGAATGGGAAGTGACGATTCGACAGCATGGCTCTTGGTCCTTGGCGCCGGCTTCGCGGGATTAATCCTCTGCCCCATCACCGATGTCCTTATCGTCAAGTGCGTTCCCAGACTGGGTGCCCTGCCGGCCCTCCCCATCAGAATCACGACGGCGGCACTTACCGCCCTTGTCTGCGCGGCCTTTGGCCTGCGATTGGGAACGAGCTTTGCTTTGCCAGCTTTTATATTCCTGGGCGTGCTAGGCATACAACTGGCCAGGATTGACATCGCACTGCATTTGCTGCCCAATCCCCTTGTATTAGCCCTCCTCGTAGGGGGCCTTGTTCTATTTCTGATGCCCGGCCTATTTGATAAGCAGGCGGATAACCTGCTGCGCGCAGTGCTCGGAGCCGTGATTTTGTTTCTTGCGTACCTTATTTTGGGACTAATTTCCCCAGGGGGCCTCGGAATGGGTGACGTGAAGCTTGCTGCGCCTATCGGCCTTTATCTGGGGTACCTAGGTTGGAGCCAACTGCTCTTCGGGGGACTCCTCGGGTTCGTCCTGAACGGCCTAACCACAGTCGTTATTCTCGGCCGAAAGAGCCGGAATAAAGCGACGGAGGTGGCCCACGGCCCCTCGATGCTGGGCGCTACCGCGGCAGCCACCCTCTTCCTCCTCTAG
- a CDS encoding Flp family type IVb pilin: MTSLMVSMTAFIAGVKDRFTREEKGATMVEYGIMVAFIAVLVMAAVIILGPQIAGLFTRVSASL; this comes from the coding sequence ATGACTTCTCTCATGGTCTCAATGACTGCTTTCATCGCCGGCGTCAAGGATCGCTTCACCCGCGAAGAGAAGGGCGCCACGATGGTGGAATACGGCATCATGGTCGCGTTCATCGCCGTACTCGTGATGGCAGCCGTCATCATCCTCGGCCCGCAGATTGCCGGCCTCTTCACCCGGGTGTCAGCTTCGCTCTAG
- a CDS encoding Flp family type IVb pilin, whose protein sequence is MNALIATLTSVFHTVRARVTSNERGATMVEYGIMVAFIAVLVMAAVIILGPQIAGLFTSVSASL, encoded by the coding sequence ATGAACGCTCTAATTGCTACGCTCACATCCGTTTTCCACACCGTCCGGGCACGCGTCACCTCGAATGAGAGGGGCGCGACCATGGTCGAGTACGGCATCATGGTCGCCTTTATTGCGGTCTTGGTTATGGCGGCTGTCATCATCCTGGGTCCCCAGATCGCGGGCCTTTTCACTTCAGTTTCAGCCTCTCTCTAG
- a CDS encoding TadE/TadG family type IV pilus assembly protein → MKKKRKERGAVAVEMAIVLPLLLLILLGIIEFGRALNVQVSLTQAAREGARYAAIHHGEPGFDVQAATLAAAPSLSGLSVTVTDNASSCTSTSNVRVQTRVALPSLTGFLNAGFFGAAGIFPLSMTGVGVMRCGG, encoded by the coding sequence ATGAAGAAAAAACGGAAGGAAAGAGGCGCCGTAGCGGTCGAGATGGCCATAGTCCTCCCGCTGCTGCTGCTGATCCTCCTGGGAATCATAGAGTTCGGCAGGGCTCTCAATGTCCAGGTGTCCCTCACTCAAGCCGCGCGGGAAGGGGCCAGGTACGCTGCCATACACCACGGCGAGCCTGGTTTCGACGTCCAGGCAGCCACCCTCGCAGCAGCGCCATCACTCTCGGGACTGAGCGTCACCGTCACCGACAACGCAAGCAGTTGCACGTCAACTTCCAATGTTCGGGTCCAGACCAGGGTGGCGTTGCCCTCGTTAACGGGCTTTCTGAATGCTGGCTTCTTCGGCGCAGCCGGCATCTTTCCGTTGTCTATGACAGGAGTGGGGGTTATGAGATGCGGCGGTTAG
- a CDS encoding TadE/TadG family type IV pilus assembly protein, with protein MRRLGKLARFNSRTSTKRPHSEKGAAAIIVAVLMVAVLGCAAIAVDVGAMYSEKAQIQNGADATALAIAGDCAKGLNCTTAMTATRNRLADANANDSSTGVFSVTQPNANTVRVETNAREAGSGNDRFSLFFARALGIETTGITAAAEASWGPPNSGSTLPWTVSECVFRKYLTTTQLADLDATGNFTGDPMSTHILLRYDENAPDYPGCSAQNGYQPGGFGWLETTDGCEAEIDIDSTVVGQPGNHFPTAAECDAILATIMEQPALVPLFDSATDGGSNTQYTLVGFAAFQVTGYRFGGSLEVDDDLAPDCSGNCRGLQGYFSRFVSLGEGGTSTGGGSNFGAIEVFLTK; from the coding sequence ATGCGGCGGTTAGGAAAACTTGCTCGTTTCAACTCAAGAACGTCAACCAAAAGGCCGCACTCAGAAAAAGGTGCAGCAGCCATCATCGTGGCCGTACTCATGGTTGCGGTACTTGGATGCGCAGCCATAGCAGTGGACGTCGGAGCGATGTATTCGGAGAAAGCTCAGATCCAAAACGGGGCCGATGCGACGGCCCTGGCCATTGCTGGCGATTGTGCAAAAGGGTTGAACTGCACCACGGCGATGACCGCCACGCGTAACCGCTTGGCCGACGCCAATGCCAACGATAGCTCTACCGGAGTGTTCTCCGTTACGCAGCCCAACGCCAATACGGTCCGCGTGGAGACCAACGCCCGTGAAGCAGGTTCCGGCAACGACCGATTTTCGCTCTTCTTTGCCAGGGCCCTCGGCATCGAAACCACTGGCATCACAGCTGCTGCGGAGGCCTCATGGGGACCCCCAAACTCCGGATCTACCTTGCCGTGGACGGTAAGCGAATGTGTGTTCCGGAAGTACCTCACAACGACCCAACTTGCAGATCTCGACGCTACGGGTAATTTCACGGGAGATCCCATGTCTACCCACATCCTCCTGCGATACGACGAGAACGCCCCCGATTATCCTGGCTGCTCCGCGCAGAATGGCTACCAGCCAGGCGGCTTCGGATGGTTGGAAACAACCGATGGTTGTGAAGCAGAAATCGATATTGACTCTACAGTCGTTGGCCAACCTGGAAATCACTTCCCCACCGCCGCTGAATGCGATGCCATCCTGGCCACCATCATGGAGCAACCAGCCCTGGTCCCGCTCTTCGACTCGGCAACGGATGGCGGTTCAAATACCCAGTACACGTTGGTGGGTTTCGCTGCCTTTCAAGTTACGGGGTACAGGTTCGGTGGCTCACTCGAAGTCGATGACGACCTCGCGCCGGACTGCAGCGGAAATTGCAGGGGACTCCAAGGCTACTTTTCCCGCTTTGTTTCTCTCGGCGAGGGCGGGACTTCCACCGGAGGTGGCTCCAACTTTGGGGCAATCGAGGTGTTCCTAACGAAGTAA
- the cpaB gene encoding Flp pilus assembly protein CpaB, producing the protein MNVLVVTEQVPAGTKSSDLASKIRIESIPKSAVPEGALTNLDQQEGKVTAVGLEPGEQLLAARLVDPRDLAPGTVPVPDGLEEVTLLLSPERILGGRLEAGDTVTVYSSFEKEDGQTGLLFHDVLITAVQKAPSDSKNNASSSPSEPAVEMPNGSAFITFARSDADASKLVYTAEFGKLWLAKQTDSTVKTTPPVTTYGGLY; encoded by the coding sequence GTGAACGTCCTCGTAGTCACTGAACAGGTCCCCGCCGGAACAAAGTCGTCTGACCTGGCCAGCAAGATCCGCATCGAGTCCATACCCAAGTCCGCAGTTCCCGAGGGTGCACTCACCAACCTGGACCAGCAGGAGGGCAAAGTCACCGCTGTCGGCCTCGAACCGGGTGAGCAGCTGCTCGCGGCCCGCCTGGTAGATCCCCGCGATCTTGCCCCTGGCACCGTTCCAGTCCCGGACGGCCTTGAGGAAGTCACGCTCCTGCTGTCACCCGAGCGCATCCTGGGTGGCCGGCTTGAAGCAGGAGACACAGTGACGGTTTACTCTTCGTTTGAGAAAGAGGACGGGCAAACAGGGTTGCTTTTCCACGACGTTCTCATCACCGCAGTGCAGAAAGCACCATCCGATTCGAAGAACAATGCAAGCTCGAGTCCATCCGAGCCGGCAGTTGAAATGCCTAACGGCTCCGCTTTCATCACCTTCGCGAGAAGCGACGCCGATGCGTCGAAACTCGTCTACACCGCAGAGTTCGGAAAGCTATGGCTGGCCAAGCAGACGGATTCCACAGTGAAGACCACGCCTCCGGTAACTACCTATGGAGGGCTGTACTGA
- a CDS encoding AAA family ATPase, translating to MSRFVAITAVRDFEGRIRQAITGALHGELQTLSPEVLAGGPDDVFRQLNGAPPEVLILGPGVAPDDALKLATVFDLQYPEISLLLISEPNPELVLRAMHAGIRDVVTAEIGSSELRVLLERACLASASRRRGMAPAAEGHQDRGRVIAVMSPKGGVGKTTVATNLAIGLGKVAPMSVVLVDLDLQFGDVASGLLLEPEHSITEAVHGAASQDSMVLKAFLTVHPAGIYALCGPKTPAESDSITGEHVSRLINQLASEFKYVVVDTAPGLGEHVLATLEQATDGVWVCGMDVPSIRGLHKCFAVLRELQLLPQGRHTVLNFADRKSGISVQDVEATIGVPVDTVVPRSRTLPFSTNRGVPILQSNVRDSASKGLKKLVDRFDPQWQASTQTKLHRRVVVS from the coding sequence ATGAGCCGTTTCGTGGCCATAACCGCTGTCCGGGATTTCGAAGGGCGGATTCGCCAGGCCATCACAGGGGCGCTCCACGGGGAACTGCAGACGTTGTCGCCAGAAGTGCTGGCGGGCGGACCTGACGACGTTTTCAGACAGCTCAACGGTGCGCCGCCGGAAGTTCTGATTCTTGGTCCAGGAGTCGCACCTGACGATGCTCTCAAGCTGGCTACAGTCTTCGACCTGCAATACCCCGAGATCAGCCTCCTCTTGATTTCGGAGCCCAATCCAGAATTGGTGTTACGTGCGATGCATGCCGGAATTCGGGACGTCGTGACAGCAGAAATTGGCTCAAGCGAGCTGCGAGTGCTGCTGGAACGGGCGTGCTTAGCTTCTGCAAGTCGCCGCCGGGGGATGGCTCCGGCGGCTGAGGGACATCAGGATCGGGGAAGGGTTATTGCCGTCATGTCACCCAAAGGAGGTGTTGGCAAGACCACTGTTGCGACAAACCTGGCAATCGGTCTTGGGAAGGTTGCGCCTATGAGCGTCGTGTTAGTGGACCTTGACCTGCAGTTCGGAGACGTTGCCTCCGGGCTCCTGCTTGAGCCGGAGCACTCGATAACGGAGGCAGTTCACGGGGCAGCTTCCCAAGACTCGATGGTGCTGAAGGCCTTTCTCACAGTTCATCCCGCAGGCATTTATGCACTTTGCGGGCCAAAGACGCCAGCCGAATCTGATTCCATAACTGGGGAACACGTCAGCAGGCTCATCAACCAGCTGGCGAGCGAGTTCAAGTATGTAGTCGTCGACACAGCACCGGGGCTGGGCGAACATGTTCTCGCGACTCTGGAACAGGCAACGGACGGCGTCTGGGTTTGTGGCATGGACGTCCCCAGTATTCGTGGACTGCACAAGTGCTTCGCAGTGCTCCGGGAGCTCCAATTGCTTCCCCAGGGCCGGCATACTGTCTTGAATTTCGCCGATCGCAAGAGCGGAATTTCAGTTCAGGACGTTGAAGCAACAATCGGAGTCCCCGTGGATACAGTCGTTCCACGGTCCAGGACGCTTCCCTTCTCCACTAACCGGGGGGTACCCATCCTCCAAAGCAACGTCAGGGATTCTGCATCCAAAGGGCTGAAGAAGCTCGTGGACCGCTTTGATCCCCAATGGCAAGCGTCCACACAGACCAAGCTTCACCGACGGGTGGTTGTCTCATGA
- a CDS encoding CpaF family protein, which translates to MKLSDRLSRTNGTSAGLPGQNIPNPAPAPDLQVPVPTSPPSLLSKSGATAPAGTAPAVDALANLKQRAAQALFERMGTRFGDTTSSEEALRASAVEELSTVIDQEQVPLSPEERRRLIREIADEVMGYGPLQRLLEDPSVTEIMVNRFDQIYIERNGRLTLTGTRFSSDDHLRTVIERIVSKVGRRIDESSPLVDARLEDGSRVNAIIPPLAVNGPSLTIRKFSHVPLTVQNLIDWGSLTPEMAELLSACVRARLNIIVSGGTGTGKTTLLNVLSSFIPPEDRIVTIEDAVELQLQQEHVVRLESRPPNIEGKGAVSIRELVRNSLRMRPDRIIVGEVRSGESLDMLQAMNTGHDGSLSTVHANSPRDAVARLETLVLMAGMDLPLRAIREQVSSAVDLIIQVTRLRDGSRRVTHVTEVQGMEGDIVTLQDAFLFNYAAGMDAQGRFLGKPEATGIRPRFLDRFAELGISVSPAVFGAGVVPAGRR; encoded by the coding sequence ATGAAACTCTCAGACCGGCTTTCCAGGACCAACGGCACTTCGGCCGGACTACCAGGTCAAAATATCCCCAATCCGGCCCCTGCGCCTGACTTGCAAGTCCCGGTACCGACGTCGCCCCCATCGCTCTTGTCGAAGTCGGGTGCGACGGCGCCCGCCGGGACGGCCCCAGCTGTGGATGCTTTGGCAAACCTGAAACAAAGGGCCGCCCAAGCGCTCTTCGAACGGATGGGCACCCGGTTCGGCGATACTACTTCTTCGGAAGAGGCTCTTCGCGCCTCTGCTGTCGAGGAATTGTCTACAGTCATTGACCAGGAACAGGTTCCCCTGTCTCCTGAAGAACGGCGCAGGCTGATTCGTGAAATCGCTGATGAGGTGATGGGGTATGGCCCCCTGCAGCGGTTGTTGGAGGACCCATCAGTCACGGAAATCATGGTCAACCGCTTCGATCAGATATACATCGAACGTAACGGACGCTTGACGTTGACAGGGACGCGATTCAGCTCCGACGACCACCTACGGACAGTCATCGAACGTATCGTATCCAAGGTGGGCCGCCGGATCGACGAGTCCTCGCCGCTGGTGGATGCACGCCTGGAGGATGGTTCCAGGGTCAATGCCATCATTCCGCCACTCGCAGTAAACGGGCCATCGCTGACCATTCGAAAATTTAGTCATGTGCCCCTGACTGTGCAAAACCTGATTGATTGGGGTTCACTGACTCCCGAGATGGCTGAGTTGCTTAGCGCTTGCGTTCGCGCCCGCTTGAACATCATTGTTTCGGGCGGCACGGGTACCGGCAAGACAACGCTGCTCAATGTCCTGTCCTCGTTCATTCCGCCCGAGGACCGCATCGTCACCATTGAGGATGCTGTCGAACTGCAGCTTCAACAAGAGCATGTTGTCCGCCTGGAAAGCCGGCCGCCGAACATCGAAGGCAAGGGTGCAGTGTCTATCCGGGAGCTTGTCCGCAACTCCCTCCGAATGAGGCCCGACCGGATCATTGTGGGGGAAGTTCGAAGCGGCGAGTCCCTTGACATGCTGCAGGCAATGAATACCGGACATGACGGTTCCTTGTCCACTGTGCATGCAAATTCACCGAGAGACGCAGTGGCGCGCCTGGAAACCCTGGTGCTCATGGCCGGCATGGATCTTCCCCTCCGAGCGATTAGGGAACAAGTTTCATCGGCCGTGGACCTCATCATCCAGGTGACTCGCCTCCGCGACGGAAGCCGGCGCGTTACCCATGTGACGGAAGTCCAAGGCATGGAAGGCGACATCGTTACCCTGCAGGATGCTTTCCTCTTCAATTACGCAGCAGGCATGGATGCCCAAGGGCGTTTCCTCGGTAAGCCAGAAGCCACCGGCATTCGTCCCCGCTTTCTGGATCGGTTCGCCGAACTTGGCATTTCCGTATCACCCGCGGTCTTCGGGGCCGGAGTGGTCCCTGCAGGACGGCGGTAG
- a CDS encoding type II secretion system F family protein, with the protein MDSPTVFVLAVALCLSAIVLVVFVVFKPRFGSIPLERRRLGLRQDKSAVAKVSQTAVNAVENVIGESGGPYNREVLYNAGLKLAPADFTVGVAIASVLVAAFAALLTHPLLGLLVGAATPFLAKVVLIILRDKRRAKFEEQLTDTIQMLIGGLRVGHSVLRSVEAAAQEADAPTSEELLRIVNETRIGKDARVAFDDVAERMDSEDFRWISQAIQINREVGGDLAEVLEQVAGTIRERSEIKGQIRSLSAEGKMSAYVLMAMPVGVAFILAFINPGYLNVFVEKPLGLLMLVAAVAMFTVGGFWMSRVVKIKF; encoded by the coding sequence ATGGACTCCCCCACGGTGTTCGTGCTTGCGGTGGCGCTCTGCCTGTCCGCCATAGTTTTGGTGGTTTTCGTTGTCTTCAAGCCGCGGTTCGGTTCCATTCCCTTGGAACGGAGACGGCTTGGCCTCCGGCAAGACAAATCTGCCGTCGCTAAGGTCTCCCAGACGGCCGTCAACGCGGTCGAGAATGTTATCGGTGAGTCCGGCGGCCCCTATAACCGGGAAGTGCTTTACAACGCCGGACTGAAATTGGCGCCCGCGGATTTCACTGTTGGCGTGGCTATAGCTTCCGTCCTGGTCGCAGCTTTTGCTGCCCTGCTCACCCATCCGCTCCTAGGCCTTTTGGTAGGGGCAGCAACACCTTTTCTTGCCAAGGTCGTCCTCATCATTCTCAGGGACAAGCGCCGTGCCAAGTTTGAGGAACAGCTGACCGACACCATACAGATGCTTATTGGCGGGCTGAGAGTAGGGCATAGTGTTCTCCGCTCGGTTGAAGCTGCCGCACAGGAGGCAGATGCCCCCACCTCTGAAGAGCTCCTGCGCATCGTAAACGAAACTCGGATCGGCAAGGACGCACGGGTGGCCTTTGACGACGTCGCCGAACGCATGGACAGCGAGGATTTCCGCTGGATCTCCCAGGCAATCCAGATTAATCGCGAAGTCGGCGGCGATCTAGCAGAAGTACTTGAGCAGGTCGCAGGAACCATACGCGAGCGAAGCGAAATCAAGGGTCAGATCAGATCCCTCAGCGCGGAAGGAAAGATGTCGGCCTACGTCTTGATGGCCATGCCGGTAGGCGTCGCCTTCATCCTCGCCTTCATCAATCCCGGGTACCTCAATGTGTTCGTGGAGAAACCGCTCGGCTTGCTGATGCTCGTCGCTGCTGTGGCCATGTTCACCGTAGGCGGCTTTTGGATGAGCCGCGTCGTGAAGATCAAGTTCTAG
- a CDS encoding type II secretion system F family protein, with protein sequence MTPIAWLFITLIVFPLAYLVWALATTDRKAAIAVQTNLTQGFTQEGGLSIQRPPALLDLSRRLTPTGYEAKLDRWLSLAGRPASLPLDRLIIAKPLLALTGAVLGLMMYANSPSAQVIALGLFLTVLLYFLPDLLIYNKGIKRQQEIELELPNTLDQLLISVEAGLGFEAAMARAGGYGGGALAQELMRTLQDIQVGRPRQEAYQALADRSSVQDLRSFVRAVVQADKYGIGIAKVLRTQAKQARVKRRQRAEEKAMKLPVKVLFPLLLCIFPVLFIVLLGPAAIKIVEAFT encoded by the coding sequence GTGACACCTATAGCGTGGCTTTTCATTACACTAATCGTTTTCCCGCTCGCCTACCTTGTCTGGGCCCTGGCCACGACGGACCGCAAAGCGGCAATTGCCGTTCAAACAAACCTGACCCAGGGCTTCACACAGGAGGGAGGCTTATCGATCCAACGGCCGCCTGCGCTACTGGACCTGTCGAGGCGCCTCACTCCGACTGGTTATGAAGCAAAGTTGGACCGCTGGCTGTCACTCGCAGGTCGACCGGCATCACTGCCCTTGGACAGGCTGATCATCGCAAAACCATTGCTCGCACTGACAGGCGCAGTTCTGGGACTGATGATGTATGCAAATTCCCCGTCAGCACAAGTGATCGCGCTGGGACTCTTCTTGACCGTTCTCCTCTACTTCCTCCCCGACCTGTTGATTTACAACAAGGGCATCAAACGCCAGCAGGAAATTGAGCTTGAATTGCCGAACACCCTCGACCAGTTGCTCATCTCCGTGGAGGCCGGGCTAGGGTTTGAAGCTGCGATGGCCAGAGCCGGAGGTTACGGCGGCGGCGCCCTGGCACAGGAACTCATGCGTACTCTGCAGGACATTCAAGTAGGGCGCCCCCGACAAGAGGCCTATCAGGCGTTGGCTGACCGTTCGTCTGTTCAAGACCTGCGAAGCTTCGTCCGGGCAGTGGTTCAGGCAGACAAGTACGGCATTGGCATTGCCAAAGTTCTTCGGACCCAAGCCAAACAGGCCCGGGTGAAGCGGCGTCAACGGGCCGAGGAAAAAGCGATGAAGTTGCCCGTGAAGGTACTCTTCCCGCTCCTGCTGTGCATCTTCCCGGTGCTGTTCATCGTTCTCCTCGGGCCGGCAGCCATCAAGATCGTTGAGGCCTTTACCTAA